One Sinorhizobium fredii NGR234 DNA window includes the following coding sequences:
- a CDS encoding Glu/Leu/Phe/Val family dehydrogenase — MSFLDLPEGLPERIIQCNSPYTVRFGVRLRGRMYSFIGWRSVREHCEPVKGDIRYASNADAEEVEALAALMTLKCSLVDVPFGGSKGALKIDPRGWTPQELEHITRRFTQEMNKRPDRARRQCVGSDIGTGEREMAWMMDEFRRANPTDVVTSGACVTGKPLSKGGIAGRAESTGRGVQFAIQSSLRDTRTPGLDGRRNLKGASTVIQGFGNVGYHAARFLSEEDDARVTVLAERDGYVANPEGLSIEALKQHQIRTGSILGFDGAKSIAGDMCGVEQPCDVLIPAAMENAIHAENAERMKAHLVVEAANGPVTFEADEILRSRGVTILPDLYVNAGGVVVSYFERVKNLTHIPFGLMERRRRERGNHTIATALERMTGKESPADMRDEFLEGGAEIDLVRSGLEDVMRSTWTRIADLMEQQPELGDYRTAAYVASIRQVADL; from the coding sequence ATGTCGTTCCTTGATCTACCGGAGGGGCTGCCAGAACGGATCATCCAGTGCAACTCTCCCTACACGGTCCGCTTCGGTGTACGGCTGCGCGGCCGCATGTACAGCTTCATCGGCTGGCGATCGGTGCGCGAGCACTGCGAACCAGTGAAGGGCGACATTCGATATGCGTCAAATGCTGACGCAGAGGAGGTCGAGGCGCTTGCCGCACTAATGACGCTCAAATGCTCGCTTGTTGACGTGCCGTTCGGTGGCTCCAAAGGGGCACTCAAGATCGACCCGCGAGGATGGACCCCGCAGGAGCTCGAGCACATCACTCGACGCTTTACGCAGGAGATGAACAAGCGCCCCGATCGGGCCAGGCGTCAATGTGTCGGCTCCGATATCGGCACCGGTGAGCGGGAAATGGCCTGGATGATGGATGAGTTCCGCCGCGCCAATCCTACCGACGTGGTCACTTCGGGTGCTTGTGTCACCGGTAAGCCGCTGTCGAAAGGCGGGATCGCCGGGCGAGCGGAGTCTACGGGCAGGGGCGTTCAATTCGCGATCCAGAGCTCCCTTCGGGACACCCGCACGCCGGGTTTGGATGGCCGGCGCAATCTCAAAGGCGCCTCCACTGTTATACAGGGGTTTGGCAATGTCGGCTATCACGCCGCCAGGTTTTTGTCCGAAGAGGATGATGCACGCGTGACCGTTCTTGCTGAACGTGACGGGTATGTCGCCAATCCGGAAGGCCTCTCCATTGAGGCCCTCAAGCAACATCAGATCCGAACAGGCAGCATTCTCGGCTTTGATGGAGCCAAGTCCATTGCCGGCGATATGTGCGGCGTCGAACAGCCCTGCGACGTTCTGATTCCAGCGGCGATGGAAAATGCTATTCATGCTGAAAACGCGGAGCGCATGAAGGCACATCTCGTCGTCGAAGCCGCCAACGGACCTGTCACCTTCGAAGCGGACGAGATCCTTCGCTCCCGCGGCGTGACCATTCTTCCCGATCTTTATGTTAATGCCGGAGGTGTCGTCGTCAGTTACTTCGAGCGGGTGAAGAACCTCACGCACATCCCCTTCGGGCTCATGGAGCGGCGGCGGCGGGAACGGGGCAACCACACAATCGCTACGGCGCTTGAACGGATGACAGGCAAGGAGTCCCCCGCAGACATGCGCGACGAATTCCTCGAAGGCGGCGCCGAAATCGACCTCGTTCGTTCCGGCCTGGAAGACGTCATGCGCAGCACCTGGACGCGCATTGCCGACCTGATGGAACAGCAACCGGAACTCGGTGACTACAGAACTGCCGCCTATGTCGCGTCTATCCGGCAGGTCGCTGATTTATGA
- a CDS encoding IS110 family transposase, whose product MIDAPWGVRAGPVLFRAPVQGSAKIAVARMLERGEGMTDQRHCYAGVDWASESHHVFLTDGDGRKIGERVFRHGGEGLAEMAAWLMATSGAVEGDEIQVAIEVPHGPVVETLIERGFKVNAINPKQMDRFRDRFTMAGAKDDSRDAEVMASALRTDPRCFRLLAVSDPVVIELREWSRIAEDLSAERNRLTNRMREQLWRYFPALLELENDLGAEWLLDLWDTVPTPDKAARIREATIAKLLKRHRIRRFDAPPCARYIAPAAAQGRRRNDRIRQRPRHYAHCPHPPRQPAAQTGASSAGWPDRQPHRNRAGGAGAEEAA is encoded by the coding sequence GTGATCGATGCCCCGTGGGGAGTTCGCGCCGGACCTGTGCTTTTCCGAGCGCCAGTACAGGGATCGGCGAAGATCGCGGTGGCTCGTATGCTCGAACGGGGAGAAGGCATGACTGATCAAAGACATTGTTATGCTGGCGTCGACTGGGCGTCGGAGAGCCATCATGTGTTCCTCACGGACGGTGATGGCCGAAAAATCGGCGAAAGGGTCTTCAGGCACGGCGGCGAAGGGCTCGCCGAAATGGCGGCCTGGCTGATGGCGACGAGCGGCGCGGTTGAGGGGGACGAAATCCAGGTCGCAATCGAGGTGCCGCACGGCCCCGTGGTCGAGACGCTGATTGAGCGCGGGTTCAAGGTGAATGCCATTAATCCAAAGCAAATGGATCGTTTCCGCGACCGCTTCACCATGGCCGGTGCCAAGGACGACAGCCGCGATGCCGAGGTGATGGCTTCCGCCCTGCGCACCGATCCGCGTTGCTTTCGGCTGCTCGCGGTCTCCGACCCCGTCGTCATCGAATTGCGCGAGTGGTCGCGCATCGCCGAAGACCTCAGCGCCGAGCGCAACCGTTTGACGAACCGTATGCGCGAGCAGCTCTGGCGCTACTTCCCCGCACTGCTTGAGCTCGAAAACGACCTCGGGGCAGAGTGGTTGCTCGATCTCTGGGACACCGTGCCGACGCCGGACAAAGCCGCGCGCATCCGCGAGGCGACGATCGCCAAGCTTCTCAAGCGCCATCGCATCCGCCGCTTCGACGCCCCCCCATGTGCTCGATATATTGCGCCAGCCGCCGCTCAAGGTCGCCGCCGGAACGACCGAATCCGCCAGCGCCCACGTCACTACGCTCATTGCCCGCATCCGCCTCGTCAACCGGCAGCTCAAACAGGCGCATCATCGGCTGGATGGCCTGACCGCCAGCCTCATCGCAACCGCGCAGGTGGAGCCGGGGCAGAAGAAGCAGCATGA
- a CDS encoding transposase has product MEILASLPGVGRVVLATLLAEAFDALQRRDDAALRSLTGVAPVTKRSGKSCIVVRRQACHDRLANAMYHWARVAVQHDLTTV; this is encoded by the coding sequence GTGGAGATCCTCGCATCCTTGCCGGGAGTGGGAAGGGTTGTCCTCGCCACGCTGCTCGCAGAAGCGTTCGATGCCCTGCAGCGACGTGACGACGCCGCCTTGCGCAGCTTGACAGGAGTCGCGCCGGTCACCAAGCGCTCGGGCAAGAGCTGCATCGTCGTCAGAAGACAGGCCTGCCATGACCGACTGGCCAACGCCATGTACCATTGGGCGCGCGTCGCCGTTCAGCACGACCTCACAACCGTTTGA
- a CDS encoding UPF0262 family protein, whose amino-acid sequence MTGAEFRLCDVALDCSFKTRDQRVEREQALAVLDLLEASTFVPVGHHGGPYRLKISMAAGRLVFHIADDKGAHIVSHHLSLAPFRRLLNDYSRTCEGYYEAMCRSNLERLQAIDMGRRGIHDEAAELLRERLSAKVDIDKDTARRLFTLIYALLARNSGHQILLN is encoded by the coding sequence ATGACCGGCGCCGAGTTTCGTCTCTGCGATGTCGCGCTCGACTGCTCGTTCAAAACCCGCGACCAGCGAGTTGAGCGCGAACAGGCACTCGCGGTCCTCGACCTCCTCGAGGCGAGTACCTTCGTGCCCGTCGGCCATCACGGCGGCCCGTATCGCCTCAAGATCTCGATGGCCGCCGGCCGGCTGGTATTTCATATCGCCGACGATAAGGGAGCGCATATCGTCAGCCACCATCTTTCGCTCGCCCCTTTCCGTCGGCTGCTTAATGACTACAGCCGCACTTGCGAAGGCTACTACGAGGCCATGTGCCGCTCCAACCTCGAGCGGCTGCAGGCGATCGATATGGGCCGACGGGGCATTCACGATGAGGCTGCCGAGCTACTGAGGGAGCGTCTCTCTGCTAAGGTCGACATCGACAAAGACACAGCGCGTCGGCTGTTCACGCTCATTTACGCGCTGCTCGCTCGCAACTCCGGCCATCAGATCCTTTTGAATTGA
- a CDS encoding aldehyde dehydrogenase family protein: MTPAKLHMTTSLAPIAVHSPYDGSLLGSVEATDPADIDRLLATARRGAEISRNLPRHKRASILEGAAQMVESRHDAFAEIIVREAGKTIVQARKEVLRCVNTLKLSAEEAKRNAGEIVPFDAYTGSEQRQGWFTRDPLGIITAITPYNDPLNLVAHKLGPAIAGGNAVMLKPSNLTPFSAIKLVGALREAGLPEEVITISHGDRELVTAMIAAREVRMVSFTGGFATGEAISRAAGLKKLAMELGGNAPVIVMNDCDFDKAVEGCVSGAFWAAGQNCIGAQRILIQSELYGRFRDAFVAATKKLKAGDPLQEDTDVGPMISKQVAERTEAAVNEAIKAGATLLCGNYREGSLYHPTVLEGTPLTCRLWHEEVFAPVVMLAPFDTLDKGIEMANDPDYSLHAGIFTNDLNVALEAANRIEVGGVMINDSSDYRFDAMPFGGFKYGSMGREGVRFAYEDMTQPKVVCINRG, from the coding sequence ATGACTCCCGCCAAACTCCACATGACGACCAGCCTGGCGCCGATCGCTGTTCACAGCCCCTATGATGGGTCGCTGCTTGGGTCAGTTGAGGCGACCGATCCTGCCGACATCGATCGCCTCCTGGCAACCGCCCGCCGGGGCGCCGAGATCTCGCGCAATCTGCCGCGGCACAAACGAGCGAGCATCCTCGAAGGCGCAGCCCAGATGGTCGAAAGCCGTCACGACGCTTTTGCCGAGATCATCGTTCGCGAAGCCGGCAAGACCATCGTTCAGGCGCGGAAAGAGGTGCTGCGCTGCGTCAACACGCTGAAGCTGTCGGCGGAAGAAGCAAAGCGCAATGCCGGCGAGATCGTTCCCTTCGATGCCTATACCGGCTCGGAGCAGCGCCAGGGCTGGTTCACCCGCGACCCGCTCGGTATCATCACTGCCATCACGCCTTACAACGACCCGCTGAACCTTGTCGCGCACAAGCTCGGCCCGGCGATTGCCGGCGGCAATGCAGTGATGCTGAAGCCATCCAACCTGACGCCATTCTCGGCGATCAAGCTGGTGGGCGCGCTGCGGGAGGCGGGCCTGCCTGAGGAGGTCATCACCATCTCCCATGGCGACCGGGAACTGGTGACAGCGATGATCGCTGCTCGTGAGGTGCGCATGGTGTCCTTTACCGGCGGCTTTGCCACGGGCGAGGCGATCAGCCGCGCGGCTGGCCTGAAGAAGCTTGCCATGGAGCTCGGCGGCAATGCGCCTGTGATCGTGATGAATGACTGCGACTTCGACAAGGCAGTCGAAGGTTGTGTCTCCGGCGCCTTCTGGGCGGCCGGGCAGAACTGCATCGGCGCGCAGCGCATCTTGATCCAGTCTGAGCTTTATGGCCGCTTCCGCGATGCTTTTGTCGCGGCGACAAAGAAGCTCAAGGCGGGAGATCCCCTTCAGGAGGACACCGACGTCGGTCCGATGATCTCCAAGCAGGTGGCGGAACGCACCGAAGCCGCCGTCAACGAAGCGATCAAGGCAGGCGCGACGCTGCTTTGCGGCAACTATCGCGAAGGCTCCCTTTATCATCCGACTGTTCTCGAAGGCACGCCGCTGACCTGCCGGCTGTGGCACGAGGAAGTGTTTGCGCCGGTGGTCATGCTTGCACCCTTCGACACGCTCGATAAAGGGATCGAGATGGCCAACGATCCGGACTACAGCCTGCATGCCGGTATCTTCACCAACGATCTCAACGTCGCACTGGAGGCAGCAAACAGGATCGAGGTGGGCGGGGTGATGATCAACGACTCCTCCGACTATCGTTTCGATGCCATGCCATTCGGCGGCTTCAAATACGGCAGCATGGGCCGTGAAGGTGTGCGCTTCGCCTATGAAGATATGACTCAGCCAAAGGTCGTCTGCATCAATCGAGGGTGA
- a CDS encoding aspartate aminotransferase family protein produces the protein MTIDIKDISEKDRNTVLHPFTQLKDFATGKLREPTIVETGKGIRIQDARGNQLIDGFAGLYCVNVGYGRTEVAEAISRQAYRLAYYHSYAAHTTDELAILSDRLVKMAPGKMSKVFYGMSGSDANETQAKLVWYYNNLRGKPTKKKIISRERGYHGCSVVSGSMTGMSFYHDHMDLPLPQICHTGVPHHYWGANPGETEREFSARRAAELDEMIETLGPDNVGAFIAEPVLGTGGITPPPEGYWEAIQAVLKKHDVLLIADEVITGFGRTGSMFGSQHYGIEPDLITVAKGLTSAYFPLSASIVGEKVYKVLEDGADRVGAFSHGYTYSGHPIGAAAANAVLDIVEKEDLPGNAREVGGYFQAQLKEKFAQLPIVGEVRGVGLMGAIEFVGDRENKKRFDPLLKVGARVSKAARDRGLIARAMPHGDILGFAPPLVTTKEEVDEIVAMAEKAVRSVMDELVRDGQKL, from the coding sequence ATGACCATCGATATTAAGGACATCAGCGAGAAGGACCGCAATACGGTCCTGCATCCGTTCACACAGCTGAAGGACTTTGCGACCGGAAAGCTTCGTGAGCCGACGATCGTCGAGACGGGCAAGGGGATCCGCATCCAGGACGCGCGTGGTAACCAGCTGATCGACGGCTTTGCCGGCCTCTATTGCGTCAATGTCGGCTACGGCCGCACCGAAGTCGCGGAGGCGATCTCACGCCAGGCCTATCGCCTTGCCTATTATCATTCATATGCGGCACACACGACGGATGAACTCGCAATTCTGTCGGATCGCCTCGTGAAGATGGCCCCGGGCAAGATGAGCAAGGTGTTTTACGGCATGTCCGGTTCGGACGCCAATGAGACCCAGGCCAAGCTCGTCTGGTACTACAACAATCTGCGTGGCAAGCCGACGAAGAAGAAGATTATCTCGCGCGAACGCGGCTATCATGGCTGCAGCGTCGTCTCCGGCTCGATGACCGGCATGAGCTTCTATCACGATCACATGGACCTGCCGCTGCCGCAGATCTGCCACACCGGCGTGCCGCACCATTATTGGGGTGCAAACCCGGGCGAGACGGAACGCGAGTTCTCCGCCCGTCGCGCCGCCGAGCTCGACGAGATGATCGAAACACTGGGTCCCGATAATGTCGGCGCCTTTATCGCCGAGCCTGTGCTTGGTACCGGCGGTATCACGCCGCCGCCGGAAGGCTATTGGGAAGCGATCCAGGCCGTGTTGAAGAAGCACGACGTGCTGCTGATCGCCGACGAAGTCATCACCGGCTTCGGCCGCACCGGCTCCATGTTTGGCTCGCAGCATTACGGCATCGAGCCTGACCTGATCACCGTCGCCAAGGGTCTGACCTCGGCCTACTTCCCGCTCTCAGCCTCAATCGTCGGCGAGAAGGTCTACAAGGTGCTGGAAGACGGCGCCGATCGCGTCGGCGCCTTCTCCCATGGCTATACCTATTCCGGTCATCCCATTGGGGCGGCCGCAGCAAATGCGGTGCTCGACATCGTCGAAAAGGAAGATTTGCCGGGCAATGCCCGTGAGGTCGGCGGCTATTTCCAGGCGCAGCTCAAGGAGAAGTTCGCCCAGCTGCCGATCGTCGGCGAAGTGCGCGGTGTCGGCCTGATGGGCGCCATCGAGTTCGTTGGCGATCGTGAGAACAAGAAGCGTTTCGACCCATTGCTGAAGGTCGGAGCTCGTGTCTCCAAAGCTGCCCGCGATCGCGGCCTTATTGCCCGCGCCATGCCGCATGGCGACATTCTCGGCTTTGCGCCGCCGCTCGTCACCACCAAAGAGGAAGTCGATGAGATCGTCGCCATGGCCGAGAAGGCCGTTCGCTCTGTCATGGATGAGTTGGTCCGCGACGGTCAGAAGCTCTGA
- a CDS encoding CapA family protein, with amino-acid sequence MEKCSHESGRHSAENDGKYDITGSTATNVVDGFTMVAVGDVIVSRALANGHHPGFSEIVELLRAADVTFGNMETLIFDIRSFNGTPQAEYGGAYHVSLPEIGPDLKAMGFNIMGRANNHSLDWGVEGMRETSRILDESGIIHAGVGESRAQASAARLLETARGRVALLSCATSFTPMSRACDPAGEAPARPGVNALRLERSVVVEPDMLESLRKIRDALPNPGPKHDDREMLVLAGTTYRTGKDVGYTYAANTRDLADILRNVRRGKQYSDFCIFTNHAHEPGNWSEEPADFEQALARKLIDAGADAYVGHGPHRLRGIEIYKRRPIFYSLGNFFYDDLRTPVGADMYDVYDKDPQVDTDAEVTAAEETMGYPTAAGFIGALAEPVYYESVVAVSRFEENQLAELRLYPIELGYSKRLANRGVPSLAPRPQAISILERLQRLSEPFGTRITIEDRVGLIRL; translated from the coding sequence ATGGAGAAGTGCTCACACGAGAGCGGTCGTCATTCGGCGGAGAATGACGGCAAATACGATATCACTGGTTCGACGGCGACGAACGTCGTGGACGGTTTCACAATGGTGGCAGTTGGCGACGTTATCGTGTCGCGAGCCCTGGCGAACGGGCACCATCCGGGCTTTAGTGAGATCGTCGAGCTCCTGCGAGCCGCAGACGTAACTTTCGGCAACATGGAGACGCTGATCTTCGACATCAGATCATTCAATGGAACACCGCAGGCTGAGTACGGGGGGGCGTATCACGTCAGCCTTCCCGAGATTGGACCTGATCTGAAGGCGATGGGGTTCAATATTATGGGCCGCGCAAACAACCATTCCTTGGACTGGGGCGTCGAAGGCATGCGTGAGACGAGCCGGATCCTCGATGAGAGCGGCATCATCCACGCCGGTGTGGGTGAAAGTCGCGCACAAGCCAGCGCTGCACGTCTTTTAGAAACGGCCCGCGGTCGCGTCGCTTTGCTCTCATGCGCCACCTCATTCACGCCGATGTCGCGTGCATGCGATCCAGCGGGCGAGGCACCAGCCAGGCCTGGAGTCAATGCGCTCCGTCTAGAGAGAAGCGTCGTCGTCGAGCCCGACATGCTTGAGAGCCTAAGAAAGATACGTGATGCCTTGCCCAATCCTGGGCCTAAACACGATGATCGCGAAATGTTGGTGCTCGCAGGAACGACCTATAGAACCGGCAAAGACGTCGGCTACACCTATGCGGCTAATACGCGAGATCTGGCCGATATTTTAAGAAACGTTCGGCGCGGCAAGCAATATTCCGATTTCTGCATTTTTACAAACCACGCACACGAGCCGGGAAATTGGAGCGAAGAGCCGGCCGATTTTGAGCAGGCGCTTGCTCGCAAGCTAATCGATGCGGGAGCGGACGCGTACGTTGGACACGGACCGCACCGACTGCGTGGCATCGAAATCTACAAACGCCGGCCCATCTTCTATAGTCTGGGGAACTTCTTTTATGATGACCTCCGGACACCCGTTGGGGCGGACATGTACGATGTGTACGACAAGGACCCACAGGTGGACACCGATGCCGAAGTAACCGCAGCGGAAGAAACAATGGGTTACCCTACGGCTGCAGGGTTCATAGGCGCGCTCGCCGAACCGGTGTATTACGAGAGCGTCGTCGCAGTTAGCCGCTTTGAGGAGAACCAACTGGCCGAACTGCGGCTTTATCCAATCGAGCTCGGTTATTCCAAAAGGCTTGCGAACAGGGGCGTCCCTAGTCTTGCTCCACGCCCTCAGGCAATCTCGATTCTTGAACGCCTGCAGAGGTTGTCAGAGCCGTTTGGAACGAGAATCACCATCGAGGACCGTGTCGGTCTTATTCGCCTCTAA
- a CDS encoding ABC transporter ATP-binding protein: MSDALLKVESLTKHYPIEAGWFKTNVPVVRAVEDVSFTVQAGETLCVVGESGCGKSTLARLLMRLIDPTSGRVLVEGTDIAGLRKNELRAWRRRMQMVFQDPYSSLNPRLTAGQIITEPVENFECLSRRQRQELATDLLRKVGMSPEMASRYPSEMSGGQRQRLGIARALALKPSLIIADEAVSALDVSVQAQILNLLMDLQQETGIALIFISHDLAVVEHIGHRVAVMYLGRIVELSPRDALFAKPVHPYTEALIAAAPVPDPARARLEVPLEGEVPSPVNPPSGCAFHPRCPLAVDRCRAEVPPLVPMPDGRAVACHVRAPAAAAHISPSALASLALPKTVQPGGTILARR, encoded by the coding sequence ATGAGCGACGCGCTGCTGAAAGTTGAGAGCCTGACCAAGCACTATCCTATCGAAGCGGGATGGTTCAAGACGAACGTTCCTGTAGTTCGGGCAGTTGAGGACGTGTCGTTCACTGTCCAGGCAGGAGAAACGCTCTGCGTTGTCGGTGAATCAGGCTGCGGGAAATCCACGCTTGCGCGGCTCCTGATGCGGCTCATAGATCCGACGAGTGGGCGAGTGCTGGTGGAGGGGACCGACATCGCAGGACTAAGAAAGAACGAGCTCAGAGCTTGGCGCCGGCGGATGCAGATGGTGTTTCAGGACCCGTACTCCTCTCTGAACCCGCGTCTCACCGCGGGCCAGATTATCACCGAACCGGTCGAGAACTTCGAATGTCTAAGTAGAAGACAGCGCCAGGAACTTGCTACGGATCTACTCCGCAAGGTAGGAATGTCGCCGGAGATGGCGTCTCGATATCCGTCGGAAATGTCGGGCGGTCAGCGCCAGCGCTTGGGGATTGCTCGAGCGCTGGCACTTAAACCTTCACTCATCATCGCTGACGAAGCCGTTTCAGCGCTTGACGTCTCTGTGCAGGCTCAAATCCTAAATCTGCTCATGGATCTCCAGCAAGAAACAGGGATAGCCTTGATTTTTATCTCCCATGACCTTGCGGTCGTGGAGCATATCGGCCACCGCGTTGCGGTCATGTACCTGGGGCGCATCGTCGAACTCTCGCCCCGCGACGCTCTTTTTGCCAAGCCAGTTCACCCCTACACAGAGGCATTGATTGCGGCCGCGCCAGTTCCAGATCCTGCTCGCGCCAGGCTAGAGGTCCCCTTGGAGGGAGAAGTGCCGAGCCCCGTCAATCCACCGAGCGGATGCGCGTTTCACCCACGGTGTCCGCTCGCGGTTGATCGGTGTCGCGCTGAAGTGCCGCCACTCGTCCCTATGCCCGATGGTCGTGCGGTGGCTTGCCACGTACGGGCCCCGGCTGCCGCGGCTCATATTTCGCCGAGCGCTCTCGCGTCTCTTGCACTGCCAAAAACCGTTCAGCCCGGCGGAACAATTCTCGCCCGTCGTTGA
- a CDS encoding ABC transporter ATP-binding protein, translating to MRMQSNPKADLLLDVRDLETHFYGEESVTRALGGVNFHVKSGEMLGIVGESGCGKSVTALSILRLLPKQTAKTVGGEVIFKGRNLLELSERQMREVRGNRIAMIFQDPMTSLSPVHTVGRQIAEAVQIHGRVSRAEALEKALEMLRLVRIADPERRLNNYPHEMSGGMRQRAMIAMALACSPELLIADEPTTALDVTIQAQILRLIVDLKDRMGTAVMFITHDLGVVAETCQRVIVMYAGRIVEQASVTDLFARPTHPYTRALMNSVPDRRRGRQSRLPEIPGVVPSLREPLVGCSFAERCPFAIGVCREKMPVLSEIQPGHAAACWRSNEVVNL from the coding sequence ATGAGAATGCAATCAAATCCGAAAGCCGATCTGCTTCTGGACGTTCGCGACCTGGAGACGCACTTTTACGGCGAAGAGAGCGTTACTCGTGCTCTGGGCGGTGTCAACTTCCATGTGAAAAGTGGAGAGATGCTGGGTATTGTAGGTGAATCGGGATGCGGGAAGAGTGTAACTGCTCTTTCGATTCTTCGCTTACTCCCAAAGCAAACAGCTAAAACAGTCGGGGGCGAGGTCATCTTCAAGGGGCGCAACCTTTTAGAACTGTCTGAGCGCCAGATGCGTGAGGTCCGGGGTAACCGGATCGCCATGATTTTCCAGGACCCGATGACAAGCTTGAGTCCTGTTCACACTGTTGGGCGCCAGATCGCTGAAGCAGTCCAAATTCACGGCCGCGTGTCTCGCGCCGAGGCCCTCGAAAAGGCATTGGAGATGCTTCGACTTGTTCGCATTGCCGATCCCGAGCGACGCCTCAACAACTATCCGCACGAAATGTCCGGCGGAATGCGCCAGCGCGCCATGATCGCCATGGCGCTCGCATGCTCGCCTGAACTTTTGATTGCTGATGAGCCGACGACGGCGCTCGATGTAACGATTCAGGCGCAAATTCTGCGGCTGATCGTCGATCTGAAGGACCGTATGGGAACGGCCGTGATGTTCATCACGCACGATCTTGGTGTTGTCGCTGAGACCTGCCAACGTGTCATCGTGATGTATGCCGGCCGCATTGTGGAGCAGGCGAGCGTCACTGACCTGTTCGCTCGCCCCACACATCCTTACACGCGAGCCCTCATGAATTCTGTGCCCGATCGGCGGCGCGGTCGGCAATCTCGCCTTCCCGAAATTCCGGGGGTTGTACCGAGCCTCCGCGAGCCTCTTGTCGGCTGCAGCTTTGCTGAGCGCTGCCCCTTTGCAATTGGGGTATGTCGCGAAAAGATGCCTGTCCTAAGCGAGATACAACCTGGACACGCTGCCGCTTGCTGGCGTTCGAATGAAGTGGTGAACCTATGA
- a CDS encoding ABC transporter permease translates to MALTTSRASGSPRIQTHTVVRIAKRHPLVLLGGGILLLLILLALAAPLYSGDPLVMDPFKRLQQPSASMWFGTDNLGRDVFARTIYGARISLIVGLLSAVCAAVCGLLIGVIAGYSRTFDNIIMRVMDGLMSIPTFLLAIALLSLTGPGIGILIVAIAIPETPAVTRLVRSVVLSVRSRPYVEAALCGGARLPRVLWRHILPSTIPPLMVQSATVCASAIMTEAGLSFIGVGVPSEIPSWGNMIANSRLFLAIAPLTIFAPGLCLAVTVLAVNLLGDGLRDMFDPRSKRRR, encoded by the coding sequence ATGGCCCTTACCACTTCGCGCGCTTCGGGATCGCCTCGTATTCAAACCCACACCGTTGTCCGCATCGCAAAGCGGCATCCGCTGGTCCTCCTCGGGGGAGGGATCCTGCTGTTGCTTATCTTGCTCGCGCTTGCTGCGCCCCTTTACAGCGGTGATCCCTTGGTGATGGACCCCTTCAAGCGTCTCCAGCAGCCCTCCGCCTCAATGTGGTTCGGCACCGACAACCTGGGGAGGGATGTCTTCGCCCGAACAATCTATGGAGCGCGCATATCACTCATCGTGGGATTGCTTTCAGCAGTGTGCGCAGCGGTTTGCGGTCTTTTGATCGGTGTAATCGCCGGCTACAGCCGCACCTTTGATAACATTATCATGCGGGTTATGGACGGACTGATGTCCATCCCGACGTTCTTGCTCGCTATAGCGCTTCTCTCTCTCACGGGCCCCGGAATTGGGATTCTCATCGTTGCAATTGCGATTCCAGAAACACCCGCTGTTACGAGATTAGTGCGTTCCGTGGTTCTGAGCGTTCGTTCGCGACCCTATGTAGAAGCAGCGCTGTGTGGTGGGGCACGCCTGCCTAGGGTGCTTTGGCGGCATATTTTGCCGAGCACCATTCCGCCCTTGATGGTTCAAAGCGCGACTGTGTGTGCCAGTGCGATCATGACCGAGGCTGGTTTGAGCTTTATCGGCGTGGGCGTGCCCTCCGAGATCCCAAGTTGGGGTAATATGATCGCCAACTCACGCCTCTTTCTCGCGATCGCTCCCTTGACGATCTTTGCTCCTGGACTGTGTCTCGCCGTCACTGTTCTGGCGGTCAACCTGCTCGGGGATGGCCTGCGCGACATGTTCGACCCCCGTTCGAAGCGGAGGCGTTAA